A single region of the Patescibacteria group bacterium genome encodes:
- a CDS encoding putative immunity protein translates to MKSRMIPKPKDQHSVARNSRVHRALALKAAGQARRVLPVFEKEHPDDDRPRQALAAIEAWARGKLELSMVETRKLSLAAHAAARAARTDAARFAARAAGQAVAVWHAPGHALVVPYYVRKVSIANKNPDKK, encoded by the coding sequence ATGAAATCTAGAATGATCCCGAAACCGAAAGACCAGCATTCCGTGGCGCGGAATTCGCGCGTGCATCGGGCGTTGGCGCTCAAGGCCGCCGGCCAAGCCAGACGGGTCCTGCCTGTTTTTGAAAAAGAACATCCTGATGATGATCGTCCGCGCCAGGCGCTGGCAGCGATCGAAGCTTGGGCGCGGGGCAAGCTGGAACTCAGTATGGTCGAGACGCGTAAACTCTCGCTCGCCGCCCACGCGGCGGCTCGTGCCGCCAGAACGGACGCTGCAAGATTCGCGGCCCGCGCGGCTGGCCAGGCGGTTGCGGTCTGGCACGCGCCCGGGCACGCTCTGGTCGTCCCTTACTATGTCCGCAAAGTCAGCATTGCGAATAAAAATCCGGATAAGAAGTGA
- a CDS encoding PIF1 family DEAD/DEAH box helicase, which produces MTQEQALAILKTGANVFLTGEPGSGKTHTINRYVAYLRARGIEPALTASTGIAATHIGGMTIHSWCGIGIADELTPYDLDRIASNERIYKRLMKAKILVIDEVSMLDARTLAMVDAVCRETRRNPMPFGGLQTVLVGDFFQLPPVARDGRTAEFAFRSSAWAELRPAVCYLSGQYRQDDPEFLSVLSAIRSNAVGEDHLRILESRAAARVGAAKGAVKLFSHNADVDRINEQELLRLPGVERVFAMETKGPEQLVTSLKRGCLSPETLRLKPGAAVMFTRNNPQAGFVNGTLGTVIDAAGENGFPLVRTSTGARIAAEPMEWKIEDQGRVLASTKQVPLRLAWAMTVHKSQGMSLDAALMDLGAAFEFGQGYVALSRVRRLAGLFLLGCNARALEVHPAILEQDGEFRAVSQGAEEFDTQVSAEKRAAAERSFIVLCGGNPDAAKTKLVEEKDLSAAAQRAKHPKAYARWTEREEKELVALFNEGVAMKEIARRLERQRGGIASRLKKLGLVKEEAA; this is translated from the coding sequence ATGACCCAAGAACAGGCATTGGCGATATTGAAGACTGGCGCGAACGTGTTCCTGACCGGCGAGCCGGGTTCGGGCAAGACCCACACCATCAACCGGTACGTGGCGTATCTTCGGGCGCGCGGCATCGAACCAGCGCTGACCGCCTCGACCGGCATCGCGGCGACTCACATCGGCGGCATGACCATCCATTCGTGGTGCGGCATCGGGATCGCGGATGAATTGACGCCCTACGACCTCGACCGCATCGCCAGCAACGAGCGCATCTACAAGCGCCTCATGAAAGCGAAGATCCTCGTCATCGACGAGGTCTCGATGCTGGATGCGCGGACGCTGGCCATGGTGGATGCCGTATGCCGCGAGACCAGGCGGAACCCGATGCCGTTCGGCGGCCTGCAGACGGTGCTGGTCGGAGATTTTTTCCAGCTGCCGCCGGTGGCGCGCGACGGCCGGACGGCGGAATTCGCGTTCCGGTCTTCCGCCTGGGCGGAACTCCGGCCCGCCGTCTGCTATCTGTCCGGGCAGTATCGGCAGGATGATCCCGAATTCCTCTCTGTCCTGTCGGCGATCCGTTCGAACGCGGTAGGCGAGGATCATCTCCGCATCCTCGAATCGCGGGCGGCGGCGCGCGTCGGCGCGGCGAAAGGCGCGGTCAAACTTTTTTCGCACAATGCCGACGTCGATCGCATCAACGAACAGGAGCTGCTGCGGCTGCCTGGCGTCGAGCGGGTGTTTGCGATGGAAACGAAGGGGCCCGAGCAGCTCGTGACGTCGCTGAAACGCGGCTGCTTGTCGCCGGAAACGCTGCGGCTCAAGCCGGGGGCGGCCGTCATGTTCACGCGGAATAATCCGCAGGCCGGCTTCGTGAACGGCACGCTCGGCACGGTCATCGACGCGGCCGGTGAGAATGGCTTCCCGCTCGTCCGGACCAGCACCGGCGCGCGTATCGCCGCTGAACCGATGGAATGGAAGATCGAGGATCAGGGCCGGGTCCTCGCGTCCACCAAACAAGTGCCGCTGCGGCTCGCATGGGCGATGACGGTCCATAAAAGCCAGGGGATGAGCCTTGACGCCGCTCTCATGGATCTCGGCGCGGCTTTCGAGTTCGGCCAGGGTTACGTGGCGCTCTCGCGCGTCCGCCGGCTGGCCGGATTGTTCCTCCTCGGCTGCAACGCGCGCGCCCTTGAAGTGCATCCTGCTATCCTGGAGCAGGACGGCGAATTCCGCGCCGTGTCGCAGGGCGCGGAGGAATTTGACACGCAGGTCTCCGCCGAGAAACGGGCGGCGGCCGAGCGCAGCTTCATTGTCTTGTGTGGCGGAAATCCGGACGCGGCGAAAACGAAGCTTGTGGAAGAGAAAGATCTTTCAGCAGCCGCTCAGCGCGCCAAACATCCGAAAGCCTACGCGCGCTGGACGGAGCGGGAAGAAAAAGAATTGGTCGCGCTGTTCAACGAGGGTGTGGCGATGAAAGAGATCGCCCGACGTCTCGAGCGGCAGCGCGGCGGCATCGCCTCGCGCCTCAAGAAGCTCGGGCTCGTCAAGGAAGAAGCGGCCTGA
- a CDS encoding MFS transporter produces the protein MDHATGEKPKIPRNILVIAFVALASGLGQDLITPVLPAYLGLLGFTSAGIGLIDGLLQGSTSVFRLVSGILSDKFRNRKRLVFLGYALSSVSRPLLGFASSFGAIAGLRLVDGVGKGSKDAPRDALVADSAAAGTKGRAFGFHRLVDTAGSVIGPLIAAGVLLILTPSLASYRLIFFLAVIPGAVALALIIFGIRESAPAQAPAAGQRALPWSFWIFTSGVTVAMLTKINDSLFLVRAGHLGMPPVWVPVIFAGFTLLYALLSYPIGIWSDRIGKMPLIVGGWLTLAAVEFGFSFRIPLASSLVLFGFYGVFYALTEGSARAFIAEAVPYGSRGTAYAAYYTLTGLAVIAGGYGLGHIWDAVSPEFAFRLSSAGSLLSCLILAAAFFAHARKTANAPSEIK, from the coding sequence ATGGACCACGCCACTGGCGAAAAACCGAAGATCCCGCGCAATATCCTGGTCATCGCGTTCGTCGCGCTGGCTTCAGGTTTGGGACAGGATCTCATCACGCCGGTGCTGCCGGCGTATCTCGGGCTGCTCGGATTCACTTCCGCCGGCATCGGCCTGATCGATGGTTTGTTGCAGGGTTCGACCAGTGTTTTCCGCCTGGTCTCTGGCATCCTTTCGGACAAGTTCCGCAACCGCAAGCGCCTAGTTTTCTTGGGGTATGCGCTGTCATCGGTCTCCCGGCCCCTGCTCGGGTTCGCCTCGTCGTTCGGCGCGATCGCCGGACTACGGCTCGTGGATGGCGTTGGCAAGGGTTCGAAAGACGCGCCGCGGGACGCGCTGGTCGCGGATTCGGCGGCCGCGGGGACGAAAGGCCGCGCGTTCGGGTTCCACCGGCTCGTCGACACGGCTGGCTCCGTCATCGGCCCGCTCATCGCGGCCGGAGTGCTGCTGATACTGACGCCATCGCTCGCGTCGTACCGGTTAATTTTCTTTCTGGCCGTGATCCCGGGCGCCGTAGCGCTCGCGCTGATCATTTTCGGCATTCGTGAATCAGCCCCGGCCCAGGCGCCGGCGGCCGGGCAGCGGGCGCTGCCCTGGAGTTTTTGGATCTTCACCAGCGGCGTCACTGTCGCGATGCTGACGAAGATCAATGATTCGTTATTCCTGGTCCGCGCCGGGCATCTGGGCATGCCGCCGGTCTGGGTTCCCGTCATTTTCGCCGGCTTCACCCTGCTGTATGCGCTGCTGTCTTATCCCATCGGCATTTGGAGCGACAGGATCGGCAAGATGCCGCTCATCGTCGGTGGCTGGCTGACGCTCGCGGCCGTGGAGTTCGGTTTTTCCTTCCGCATTCCGCTCGCCTCATCGCTCGTCCTCTTCGGTTTCTACGGCGTTTTTTACGCCCTGACCGAGGGCTCCGCCCGCGCTTTTATCGCCGAGGCGGTTCCGTATGGTTCGCGCGGCACCGCGTACGCCGCCTATTATACGCTGACCGGTCTCGCCGTGATCGCCGGCGGATACGGCCTGGGCCATATTTGGGACGCCGTGTCGCCGGAGTTCGCTTTTCGGCTTTCGTCCGCTGGATCGCTGCTTTCCTGTTTGATCTTGGCCGCCGCGTTTTTCGCGCACGCGCGCAAGACCGCGAACGCTCCGTCGGAAATAAAATGA
- the rlmN gene encoding 23S rRNA (adenine(2503)-C(2))-methyltransferase RlmN, whose amino-acid sequence MNTAKIQQVLAAAGINKPYRLKQAVRAAYRDLVPSWEAAAELPPELRTLLDREAPIMSLTLEREAVSADGRTVKAALRTTDGKTIETVLMAHEDGRRTVCVSSQAGCAMRCAFCATGAGGFSRNLTAEEISDQVLHFARRHVVRERRDAASAVDKKTVTNVVVMGMGEPMNNYDAVLAAIRELNRADGLGIGIRHFTVSTCGVVPGIERFATEPEPLNLAVSLHAPNQALRERIMPVAAAYPLDQLLAACRAYVEQTGRKIFFEYLLLDGVNDGDEQADELARIMDHELYHVNLIKYHATGAFRASPPERCRAFQRRLWDQHRVPVTFRVDFGEDISAACGQLAGQKPKDQPRGAAV is encoded by the coding sequence ATGAACACCGCCAAGATACAACAGGTACTCGCCGCCGCCGGGATCAACAAGCCCTACCGCCTGAAGCAGGCCGTGCGCGCCGCCTACCGCGACCTCGTCCCCTCCTGGGAAGCCGCCGCGGAGCTGCCGCCGGAACTGCGCACCCTGCTCGACCGCGAGGCACCGATCATGTCGCTCACGCTGGAACGCGAGGCGGTCTCCGCCGACGGCCGCACCGTGAAAGCCGCGCTCAGGACAACGGACGGCAAGACGATCGAAACCGTGCTGATGGCGCACGAAGACGGCCGGCGCACGGTCTGCGTCTCGTCGCAGGCCGGCTGCGCCATGCGCTGCGCTTTCTGTGCGACCGGCGCGGGCGGCTTCAGCCGCAACCTGACCGCCGAGGAGATCAGCGATCAGGTCCTGCACTTCGCCCGCCGTCACGTCGTTCGCGAACGACGTGACGCTGCCTCCGCTGTAGACAAGAAGACCGTCACCAATGTGGTCGTGATGGGCATGGGCGAACCGATGAACAATTACGACGCCGTGCTGGCCGCCATCCGCGAACTCAACCGCGCTGACGGGCTCGGCATCGGCATCCGGCATTTCACTGTTTCCACCTGCGGCGTGGTCCCGGGCATCGAGCGCTTCGCGACGGAGCCGGAGCCGCTGAACCTCGCCGTCTCGCTCCACGCGCCGAACCAGGCCCTGCGCGAACGGATCATGCCGGTCGCCGCCGCCTACCCGCTCGACCAGCTTCTGGCCGCCTGCCGCGCGTACGTCGAGCAGACCGGCCGCAAGATATTTTTCGAGTACCTGTTGCTCGATGGCGTGAACGACGGCGACGAACAGGCCGACGAGCTGGCGCGGATCATGGACCACGAGCTCTATCACGTGAACCTAATCAAATACCACGCGACCGGCGCTTTCCGCGCCTCGCCGCCGGAGCGCTGCCGCGCTTTCCAGCGCCGGCTCTGGGACCAGCACCGCGTGCCCGTGACTTTCCGCGTCGACTTCGGCGAAGACATCAGCGCCGCCTGCGGGCAATTGGCGGGACAGAAACCGAAAGACCAACCCCGAGGCGCAGCGGTGTGA
- a CDS encoding Fic family protein — protein MPDFNKRMDNLPPSLWGVIAKIDELKGRWIQGESLHPYQLAQLKKYVLVTSTGASTRIEGATLSDAEVERLIRGVRSKKTAERDEQEVRGYFELLERIFESPAAVPFTESSILTLHQKMLRYVDSAEPHRGKYKTAENVITAIGSTGGAAVVMKTTPPYLVRKEMESLLDWTRERLAAGDIHPLAVIANFVVEFLKIHPFQDGNGRLSRILTNLLLLRSGYAFAPCVSHEKIIERRRPDYYLALRRSQATIGTGKEDIVPWAEFFLSVILEQAEKAAALMEKTGIEEVLSTKQLEVYNAVLGGKGVSAGEIAASTGVARPTVNQALSKLIRFKKISKIGIGRGTKYWPTRK, from the coding sequence ATGCCTGATTTCAACAAGAGGATGGACAACCTGCCGCCGAGCCTCTGGGGCGTCATCGCCAAAATCGATGAGCTGAAGGGTCGCTGGATCCAGGGCGAGTCTCTGCACCCGTATCAGCTCGCCCAGCTCAAGAAATACGTGCTCGTCACCTCGACCGGCGCCTCGACGCGCATCGAGGGCGCGACCTTGAGCGACGCCGAAGTGGAAAGGCTGATCCGCGGCGTCAGATCCAAAAAGACCGCCGAACGCGACGAACAGGAAGTCCGCGGCTACTTCGAACTCCTGGAGCGGATCTTCGAGTCCCCTGCCGCCGTCCCCTTCACCGAATCGTCGATCCTGACCCTCCACCAAAAGATGCTCAGATACGTCGACAGCGCGGAGCCGCACCGTGGCAAGTACAAGACGGCGGAAAACGTGATTACGGCGATCGGCTCGACCGGCGGAGCGGCCGTGGTCATGAAGACGACGCCGCCGTACCTCGTCCGTAAAGAGATGGAGTCGCTTCTCGACTGGACCCGTGAGCGGCTGGCGGCCGGGGACATTCACCCGCTCGCGGTCATCGCCAACTTCGTCGTCGAGTTCCTGAAGATCCATCCGTTCCAGGACGGCAACGGCCGCCTGTCGCGCATCCTCACGAATCTCCTGCTCCTCCGGTCCGGCTACGCCTTCGCACCTTGTGTTTCACACGAGAAGATCATCGAGCGCCGGCGGCCGGACTATTATCTGGCCCTGCGCCGCAGTCAGGCCACCATCGGCACCGGCAAAGAGGACATCGTCCCCTGGGCAGAATTCTTCCTGTCTGTCATCCTGGAGCAGGCCGAGAAAGCCGCCGCGCTCATGGAAAAGACGGGCATCGAGGAAGTCCTTTCCACCAAGCAGCTCGAGGTCTACAACGCCGTACTCGGCGGCAAGGGAGTGAGCGCTGGCGAGATCGCGGCTTCGACAGGCGTCGCCAGGCCGACGGTGAACCAGGCGCTCAGCAAACTGATCCGGTTCAAGAAGATCAGCAAGATCGGCATCGGGCGCGGGACCAAGTACTGGCCGACGAGGAAATAA
- a CDS encoding SRPBCC family protein, with protein sequence MKDLALHAQWLVKAPLTEVFGIMTDFEKFPEYFPKVAESIRVVRREGDHLEMEATVRSFGQKFPVKMKTQILSGKGYVSDNESPKFGTSGHEEVLLSEHPEGTLIDYTYQVVIHKRWLRLVAQPLISRYSMKYWQKAVIDELRKRLES encoded by the coding sequence ATGAAAGACCTCGCTCTTCATGCCCAGTGGCTCGTCAAGGCTCCTTTGACGGAGGTGTTTGGCATAATGACTGACTTTGAAAAATTTCCTGAGTATTTTCCGAAAGTCGCGGAATCCATACGAGTCGTGAGGCGCGAGGGAGATCATCTGGAAATGGAGGCGACCGTCAGATCGTTCGGCCAAAAGTTCCCGGTCAAAATGAAGACCCAGATCCTCTCCGGCAAGGGGTATGTTTCGGACAATGAAAGCCCGAAATTCGGGACTTCCGGCCATGAAGAAGTGCTGCTCTCCGAACACCCGGAAGGAACCCTGATCGATTACACTTATCAGGTCGTCATCCATAAACGCTGGCTCCGCCTAGTCGCACAGCCACTGATCAGCCGGTATTCCATGAAGTACTGGCAGAAAGCCGTCATAGACGAACTGAGAAAAAGGCTCGAGAGCTAA
- a CDS encoding HEPN domain-containing protein → MEKPLKNGPDTKIFAFLLAVRNAREAYILARVGLIEGLCDTGCLLAQQCLESCIKAALRIYWREIKESTGKDIDNFVRGHNLVGLMRRALPYIPEYKKILDDSQKKDFLNELTKIYDSTRFGESGLSIDCLWSLRILDDLFSETLNLYRHHIKLPKQKIFVPKNLQMFFLASNERFTAEEISDNPLETLGS, encoded by the coding sequence ATGGAAAAACCACTGAAGAATGGGCCGGACACAAAAATATTTGCTTTTTTGCTCGCAGTCAGGAATGCTCGCGAGGCATATATTTTGGCACGAGTAGGTTTGATTGAGGGTCTTTGCGACACAGGTTGTTTATTGGCACAACAATGTTTGGAATCATGTATTAAGGCAGCCCTTCGAATATATTGGAGGGAGATTAAAGAGTCGACGGGAAAGGATATCGATAACTTTGTGCGAGGACATAATTTAGTCGGGTTGATGCGCAGGGCGCTTCCATATATTCCGGAGTACAAAAAGATACTAGATGACTCCCAAAAGAAAGACTTTTTGAATGAACTGACAAAAATTTATGATTCAACACGTTTTGGAGAGAGCGGACTAAGCATTGATTGCCTCTGGAGTTTGAGGATACTCGACGACTTGTTTTCTGAGACCCTCAATCTCTACAGACACCACATTAAGTTGCCGAAACAAAAGATATTTGTACCCAAAAATTTGCAGATGTTTTTTTTGGCATCAAATGAACGTTTTACAGCAGAAGAGATTTCTGACAATCCTTTAGAGACTCTTGGTTCGTAA
- a CDS encoding Sau3AI family type II restriction endonuclease, which yields MNYDQTDPKSIEAYAQELLGHSLREKIAVDLPDTKRAGKGGFGQDLEEYYFKISPGNISAPDFTEAGVELKSFPIDQRKNNKLVAGERIKLGSIDYEQMATEEWETSSFLKKNALLLLVAYLRDRRGSRPTGFDYRDALIRLAHLWDYPDGDLKIIRDDWNLIVEKVRGGRAHEISEGDTLYLGAATSGQKGSKLRKQPRGPDAKQRSLTLKQPYVTTILERLLAPRLARKELEPAVKASNAYRGGETFEEYIARRFKTFIGMTTDEINAELQLILDPSAKNYIAVLTRAILGVRKKKIEEFEKAGVLMKTIRLERHGAPKESMSFPAFRYNDLIAQTWDDSDLRRLFQQRFFFVVFQRNESGRLVLKKVLFWTMPTDALEGEVKKVWEKTVKMIKAGRIDDLPRESESPVCHVRPHARNAADTDIAPDGKRYVRKCFWLNRKFIADIVAASQSN from the coding sequence ATGAATTACGATCAAACCGATCCAAAATCAATAGAAGCTTACGCGCAAGAACTTCTCGGGCATAGCCTCAGGGAAAAGATTGCCGTTGACCTTCCTGACACGAAACGTGCCGGGAAGGGTGGTTTTGGTCAGGACCTTGAAGAATATTACTTCAAGATATCGCCAGGAAACATTTCAGCGCCGGACTTCACCGAAGCAGGGGTGGAGCTGAAGTCCTTTCCCATCGACCAGCGAAAGAACAACAAACTGGTCGCGGGGGAGCGGATCAAGTTGGGCAGCATAGACTATGAGCAAATGGCCACTGAAGAATGGGAGACGAGCTCGTTCTTGAAGAAGAACGCCCTTCTCCTGCTGGTCGCTTACCTGCGAGACCGCAGGGGTTCCCGACCGACAGGTTTTGATTATCGTGATGCGCTCATCAGGCTCGCACATCTCTGGGATTATCCCGACGGCGACCTGAAGATCATACGGGATGATTGGAATCTGATCGTCGAGAAGGTGAGGGGTGGAAGGGCACACGAGATATCAGAAGGTGATACCTTGTATCTTGGTGCCGCCACCTCTGGTCAGAAGGGCTCGAAGTTGAGAAAACAACCTCGTGGGCCTGACGCCAAACAGCGATCGCTGACCCTCAAGCAGCCATACGTGACAACGATATTGGAACGGCTACTGGCCCCGAGGCTCGCACGGAAAGAGCTGGAGCCAGCCGTTAAGGCCTCTAATGCCTATAGGGGCGGCGAGACCTTCGAGGAATATATCGCCAGACGATTCAAGACATTCATCGGGATGACCACTGATGAGATCAACGCGGAATTGCAGTTGATCCTTGATCCGAGCGCAAAAAATTACATCGCAGTCCTCACGAGAGCTATTTTGGGTGTTCGGAAGAAGAAGATCGAAGAGTTCGAAAAGGCAGGAGTACTGATGAAAACCATCAGGTTAGAGCGGCATGGGGCACCAAAGGAATCCATGTCTTTCCCCGCATTTCGCTACAATGATCTCATCGCGCAGACTTGGGATGACTCAGATTTAAGACGCTTATTTCAGCAGCGGTTCTTTTTCGTCGTCTTCCAGAGGAATGAGTCGGGTCGATTGGTCCTGAAAAAAGTATTGTTTTGGACAATGCCGACAGACGCCCTTGAGGGCGAGGTAAAAAAGGTCTGGGAGAAAACAGTGAAGATGATCAAGGCGGGAAGAATAGATGATTTACCCCGTGAATCCGAGAGCCCGGTCTGTCATGTCCGACCACATGCACGTAATGCGGCAGACACAGACATCGCTCCAGACGGGAAGAGGTATGTGAGGAAATGCTTCTGGTTAAATAGGAAATTCATAGCAGATATCGTAGCAGCCTCGCAATCGAATTGA
- the dcm gene encoding DNA (cytosine-5-)-methyltransferase — protein sequence MIKGKKSNKILRAAELFAGVGGFRIGLDRASSRNKRFETVWANQWEPSSGKIQHAAWVYEQAFFRSRDKTEAEMKKGFSNIDINKVVNSDVSIADDIPPFDLLTGGFPCQDYSVARPLSQAAGLKGKKGVLWWSIYEILRHRIDSSKEGPVPYLFLENVDRLLKSPASNRGRDFAIMLSTLSELGYVVEWRVINAGEYGLPQRRRRTYIVGYHKTTRLAQEARAAKNHLEWVLRSGVVAKAFPVEKTFVRGGFFGLSTRPEDITKRFVPLDPEVDVDFSAPFQNAGLMIEGRVHTAKTSPVFHGKPQTLGDILQPEDTVPKQFYIPASEVKKWEQQKAAHRFERTHKDGHKYLYVEGRLPFPDPLDKPSRTIITSEGGRSSSRFKHVIGVRQRPGYPKGRTIDGQTYLYRRLTPIELERLCMFEDDHTRLMFNPLKQEISEVPDTKRAFFMGNALVVGVITKIGRELLKRV from the coding sequence ATGATCAAGGGCAAGAAAAGCAACAAGATCCTCCGCGCAGCAGAATTATTCGCTGGTGTCGGCGGTTTCCGCATCGGACTCGACCGAGCGTCGTCCAGGAACAAACGGTTCGAGACTGTCTGGGCCAACCAGTGGGAGCCGTCGTCAGGCAAGATACAGCACGCGGCCTGGGTTTACGAACAAGCGTTCTTCAGGTCGCGAGACAAGACGGAGGCCGAGATGAAGAAAGGATTCTCTAACATCGACATCAACAAGGTCGTGAACAGCGATGTGAGCATCGCCGACGACATTCCCCCGTTCGACCTGTTGACCGGCGGCTTTCCCTGCCAAGACTATTCGGTGGCTCGTCCACTCAGCCAGGCCGCCGGACTCAAGGGCAAAAAAGGTGTCCTCTGGTGGAGCATCTATGAAATCCTGCGGCACAGGATAGACTCTTCGAAGGAAGGGCCTGTCCCCTACCTGTTCCTGGAGAATGTCGACCGTCTCCTGAAATCTCCGGCATCGAATCGGGGGCGCGATTTCGCCATCATGCTTTCGACATTGTCCGAACTCGGCTATGTGGTCGAGTGGCGTGTGATAAACGCTGGAGAGTACGGCCTGCCCCAACGCCGTCGTCGCACTTACATAGTCGGCTACCACAAGACGACCAGGTTGGCCCAGGAGGCCAGAGCGGCCAAAAATCATCTTGAGTGGGTGCTGCGGAGCGGTGTCGTCGCCAAAGCCTTCCCGGTGGAGAAGACGTTCGTGCGCGGCGGATTCTTTGGCCTGTCGACCAGACCAGAGGACATCACGAAGCGCTTCGTCCCGCTGGACCCGGAGGTAGACGTGGATTTCTCCGCTCCATTCCAGAATGCCGGTCTGATGATTGAGGGACGGGTCCATACCGCCAAGACCTCGCCCGTCTTCCATGGCAAACCCCAGACCTTGGGTGACATCCTGCAACCAGAGGATACGGTTCCGAAGCAATTCTATATCCCTGCGTCAGAGGTAAAGAAATGGGAGCAGCAGAAGGCGGCGCATCGATTCGAGAGGACTCACAAGGACGGGCATAAGTATCTGTACGTCGAAGGCAGGCTCCCCTTCCCTGATCCGTTGGATAAGCCCTCGCGCACGATCATAACCAGCGAAGGAGGCCGGTCATCATCGCGGTTCAAACATGTCATCGGCGTGCGACAGCGCCCTGGATATCCCAAGGGCCGCACTATCGACGGACAGACTTACCTGTACAGACGACTTACGCCGATAGAATTAGAGAGACTCTGCATGTTCGAAGATGACCACACCAGACTGATGTTCAATCCTCTCAAACAGGAGATCTCTGAGGTGCCGGATACGAAAAGAGCGTTCTTCATGGGGAACGCCCTCGTGGTCGGAGTCATCACCAAGATAGGCCGGGAACTACTTAAACGAGTCTGA
- a CDS encoding very short patch repair endonuclease, with product MPDRFSKEVRSIIMSKIRGKNTSLELVMFRALSAVGIRFRRHYHTAFGVPDIALPKNKIAVFIDGDFWHGYRYPAWKHKIRLKFWRDKIERNRARDRRHTAGLRRHGWRVLRIWEHDIKKDPERAVLRVLDLLRDSSDSFK from the coding sequence ATGCCAGACAGGTTTTCAAAAGAGGTCCGGAGCATCATCATGTCAAAGATTCGAGGTAAAAATACCTCGTTGGAACTGGTCATGTTTCGCGCACTATCAGCAGTCGGTATCAGGTTCCGGCGGCATTATCACACCGCTTTCGGGGTTCCGGACATCGCCTTGCCGAAAAATAAAATAGCAGTATTCATCGACGGAGATTTTTGGCACGGGTATCGTTACCCGGCATGGAAACATAAGATTCGGCTGAAGTTCTGGAGAGATAAGATCGAGCGGAATCGGGCACGGGATCGGCGTCACACGGCCGGTCTGCGACGCCACGGATGGCGGGTGCTGAGAATTTGGGAGCATGACATCAAAAAAGACCCCGAGCGGGCGGTGCTCAGGGTCTTGGATCTGCTGCGCGACAGTTCAGACTCGTTTAAGTAG